From a single Hymenobacter sp. YIM 151500-1 genomic region:
- the gyrA gene encoding DNA gyrase subunit A: MAEGEKIIPINIEDEMRGAYIDYSMSVIISRALPDVRDGLKPVHRRVLYGMSELGVSYNKSYKKSARIVGEVLGKYHPHGDSSVYDTMVRMAQDWSLRYPLVDGQGNFGSIDGDSPAAMRYTEARLKRLADELLGDLDKDTVDFQPNFDDSLEEPSVMPARFPNLLVNGTSGIAVGMATNMAPHNLTEVVDGIVAYLANPDITISELMEHVTAPDFPTGGIIYGYEGVKQAFETGRGRVVMRAKAHFETTPSGKEQIVVTEIPYMVNKASMIERTAALINEKRIEGISDLRDESDRDGMRIVYDLKRDAMPNVVLNQLYRYTQLQSSFGVNNVALVKGRPMTLNLKDLIHHFVDHRADVVVRRTRYELAEAQKRAHILEGLLIALDHLDEVIALIRGSRDGEVARAQLIERFSLSDVQARAILDMRLQRLTGLEREKLVQEYDELMKLIDHLKAVLASEQMQRDIIRDELVEIKERYGDARRTAIEYAGGDFSMEDMIADEAMVITISSEGYIKRTPLDEYRAQGRGGVGARGAATKQDDFTEHLFVATTHEYLLFFTEAGRVFWLKVYEVPEGSKASKGRPIQNLIEIPREDSVRSVLNVRGLRDPDYLDNTYLMFCTEQGTVKKTPLEAYSRPRAAGINAITINEGDRLLDVQLTNGSSEVVVALRSGRAVRFPEEKVRSMGRTAAGVRGITLADDSDRVVGMVCIDKDSQEELLVVSENGYGKRSPLEEYRITNRGGKGVRAMKITDKTGALVTIKAVSDADDLMIINKSGITIRLRMADLRSIGRATQGVRLLKISPGDEISSVAKVATDEEKDPEAEAAENGLFPDGGLDGEGLATAADADLASLTDPDSISAN; this comes from the coding sequence ATGGCGGAAGGCGAAAAGATCATTCCGATAAACATTGAAGATGAGATGCGTGGAGCCTACATCGACTATTCGATGTCGGTTATCATCTCCCGGGCCCTGCCTGACGTGCGCGACGGCCTCAAACCCGTACACCGCCGCGTGCTCTACGGCATGAGCGAGCTGGGCGTATCCTACAACAAGTCCTATAAGAAGAGCGCCCGTATCGTGGGGGAGGTGCTTGGTAAATACCACCCCCACGGCGACTCCTCCGTGTACGACACGATGGTGCGCATGGCCCAGGACTGGAGCCTGCGCTACCCGCTCGTGGATGGGCAGGGCAACTTCGGCTCCATCGACGGCGACTCACCGGCGGCCATGCGCTACACCGAAGCCCGCCTCAAGCGCCTAGCCGACGAGCTGCTCGGCGACCTGGACAAGGACACGGTGGACTTCCAGCCCAACTTCGACGACTCGCTGGAAGAGCCCAGCGTGATGCCGGCCAGGTTTCCGAACCTGCTCGTCAACGGCACGTCGGGTATTGCCGTGGGGATGGCTACCAACATGGCCCCGCACAACCTCACGGAAGTAGTGGATGGCATCGTGGCCTACCTGGCTAATCCCGACATCACCATCTCGGAGCTGATGGAGCACGTCACGGCTCCCGACTTTCCTACCGGCGGCATCATCTACGGCTACGAGGGCGTAAAGCAGGCCTTCGAGACTGGTCGCGGCCGGGTGGTGATGCGGGCCAAAGCGCACTTTGAAACCACGCCCAGCGGGAAGGAGCAGATTGTGGTGACCGAAATTCCCTACATGGTGAACAAGGCCTCGATGATTGAGCGGACGGCGGCCCTCATCAACGAGAAGCGCATCGAAGGCATTTCCGACCTGCGCGACGAGTCGGACCGCGACGGTATGCGCATCGTGTACGATTTGAAGCGCGACGCCATGCCCAACGTGGTGCTCAACCAGCTCTACCGCTACACCCAGCTGCAAAGCTCCTTCGGCGTCAACAACGTGGCCCTGGTAAAAGGCCGCCCCATGACGCTGAACCTCAAAGACCTGATTCATCATTTCGTCGACCACCGCGCCGACGTGGTGGTGCGCCGGACCCGCTACGAGCTGGCCGAAGCCCAGAAGCGGGCCCACATCCTCGAAGGCCTGCTCATTGCCCTCGACCACCTCGACGAGGTAATTGCCCTGATCCGTGGCTCCCGCGACGGCGAAGTGGCCCGCGCCCAGCTTATCGAGCGGTTTTCGCTTAGCGACGTGCAGGCCCGCGCCATCCTCGACATGCGTTTGCAGCGCCTCACGGGCCTGGAGCGCGAGAAGCTGGTGCAGGAATACGACGAGCTGATGAAGCTCATCGACCACCTGAAGGCTGTGCTGGCTTCTGAGCAGATGCAGCGCGACATCATCCGCGACGAGCTGGTGGAAATCAAGGAGCGCTACGGCGACGCTCGCCGCACGGCCATTGAGTACGCCGGCGGCGACTTCTCGATGGAGGACATGATTGCCGACGAGGCCATGGTTATCACCATCAGCAGCGAAGGCTACATCAAGCGCACCCCGCTCGATGAGTACCGGGCCCAGGGCCGGGGTGGGGTAGGAGCCCGCGGGGCGGCTACCAAGCAGGACGACTTCACCGAGCACCTGTTTGTGGCTACCACCCACGAGTACCTGCTCTTCTTCACCGAAGCCGGCCGCGTGTTCTGGCTTAAAGTGTACGAAGTGCCCGAAGGCAGCAAAGCCTCCAAAGGCCGTCCGATTCAGAACCTGATCGAGATTCCGCGCGAAGACTCGGTGCGCTCCGTGCTCAACGTGCGCGGCCTGCGCGACCCCGACTACCTCGATAACACCTACCTGATGTTCTGCACCGAGCAGGGTACGGTGAAGAAGACGCCGTTGGAAGCCTACTCGCGTCCCCGCGCCGCCGGTATCAACGCCATTACCATCAACGAGGGCGACCGGCTGCTCGACGTGCAGCTCACCAATGGCAGCTCCGAAGTGGTCGTAGCTCTTCGTTCCGGCCGGGCCGTGCGCTTCCCCGAGGAGAAAGTCCGCTCTATGGGCCGCACTGCCGCCGGGGTGCGCGGCATCACCCTGGCCGACGACAGCGACCGGGTGGTGGGCATGGTGTGCATCGACAAAGACAGCCAGGAGGAACTGCTCGTAGTGTCCGAGAACGGCTATGGCAAGCGCAGCCCCCTGGAGGAGTACCGCATCACCAACCGCGGCGGCAAAGGCGTCCGGGCCATGAAGATTACCGACAAAACCGGCGCCCTGGTCACCATCAAAGCCGTGAGTGATGCCGACGACCTGATGATTATCAATAAATCGGGGATTACGATCCGTCTGCGCATGGCCGACTTGCGCAGCATTGGGCGGGCAACCCAGGGCGTGCGCCTGCTGAAAATCAGCCCCGGCGACGAAATTTCGTCGGTGGCGAAGGTGGCTACTGATGAGGAAAAAGACCCTGAAGCAGAGGCCGCCGAAAACGGATTATTCCCCGATGGTGGTTTGGACGGGGAGGGGCTGGCCACCGCCGCGGATGCGGACCTGGCCAGCCTAACGGACCCAGATTCCATCAGCGCTAATTAA
- a CDS encoding tetratricopeptide repeat protein, giving the protein MKKILLTLMTAAALHTASAQNSAVTNAILFQRQGTLDKARTEIDKAITHEKTQGKAKTWYTRGEIYEGMASSPIYGKSLAPGEGTKTAFESYQKAISLEGKDAEYGKLASQKLDGLYGLALNAGVESYNGKEYDKAIESYRMAQQIRPQDTTAYLYAAFAAEAKQDFGSAKDMYSKLQGIGYKSPQMYGRLLQIARQEKDDAAARKVVQEALVAYPNNKGFMLEDLNMELSAGRGREAISKIEKAIAADPTNSNLYAVLGSVYDQDKQPAKALEAYKKAVEVDPNNFDANFNLGVYNYNKAAELYTKASKMSLAEYQKSGKKNEADGKKYFQESLPYFEKALQIQPDDRATISSLQKAYLRVGRTSDSERMSAKLESLNKK; this is encoded by the coding sequence ATGAAGAAGATACTATTGACCCTGATGACCGCGGCCGCGCTACACACCGCTTCGGCTCAGAACTCAGCGGTTACCAACGCCATTCTGTTCCAGCGTCAGGGCACTCTGGACAAGGCTCGCACCGAGATTGACAAGGCTATTACGCACGAAAAAACTCAGGGCAAGGCTAAGACCTGGTACACCCGGGGCGAGATTTACGAAGGCATGGCGTCGAGCCCCATTTATGGCAAGTCGCTGGCACCCGGTGAAGGTACCAAGACGGCGTTTGAGTCGTACCAGAAAGCTATTTCCCTAGAGGGCAAAGATGCAGAATATGGCAAGCTGGCCTCGCAGAAGCTAGACGGGCTGTACGGCCTGGCGCTGAATGCCGGGGTAGAAAGCTACAATGGCAAGGAGTACGACAAGGCTATTGAGTCGTACCGCATGGCCCAGCAGATTCGCCCGCAGGACACCACGGCCTATCTGTACGCAGCCTTTGCGGCCGAGGCTAAACAAGACTTCGGCTCGGCCAAAGATATGTACAGCAAGCTGCAAGGCATTGGCTACAAGTCGCCGCAGATGTACGGCCGTTTGTTGCAGATTGCCCGCCAGGAAAAGGATGACGCTGCCGCTCGCAAAGTAGTTCAAGAGGCGCTGGTGGCGTACCCGAACAACAAAGGCTTCATGTTAGAAGACCTGAACATGGAGTTGAGTGCTGGTCGGGGTAGGGAAGCCATCAGTAAAATTGAAAAAGCCATTGCGGCTGACCCTACAAACTCCAACCTGTATGCTGTGCTAGGCTCGGTGTACGACCAGGATAAGCAGCCGGCCAAAGCGCTGGAGGCATATAAGAAAGCCGTTGAAGTTGATCCGAATAACTTTGACGCCAACTTTAACCTGGGTGTGTACAACTACAACAAAGCAGCCGAGCTCTATACGAAGGCCAGCAAGATGAGCTTGGCTGAGTATCAGAAGTCAGGCAAGAAGAACGAGGCCGACGGCAAGAAATACTTCCAGGAATCATTACCTTATTTTGAGAAGGCGCTACAGATCCAGCCCGATGACCGGGCTACCATTTCCTCCTTACAGAAAGCATATCTGCGCGTGGGCCGCACGTCTGATTCAGAGCGGATGTCAGCCAAGCTAGAAAGCCTGAATAAGAAATAG
- a CDS encoding GDP-mannose 4,6-dehydratase — protein MTSILVTGCAGFIGSHVAEHLLQQGYRVVGLDNFDPFYSRSVKQHNLSFCLQHPHFSFHEADLRHGVDALVDALPADPLVAVIHLAAKAGVGPSVQAPVAYLENNVLGTTHLLEWMRHRDIKKLFFASSSSVYGNSPTRPFREDMDVLTACISPYAASKLAGEQLTHTYHHLYGLDVLNARFFTVYGPRQRPDLAIHRFVRQLRAGQPISVFGDGTTARDYTYVLDTVDGIVRGVDYLLRHTHVHETINLGNHRPVPLLELVQTIGQVLGIEPQVEYHPMQAGDVEVTYADIHKAQQLLGYAPQTSLREGLGAFIQWLDRAGLPERLSV, from the coding sequence ATGACTTCCATTCTAGTAACCGGATGTGCCGGATTCATTGGCTCGCATGTAGCAGAACATTTGCTTCAGCAGGGATATCGAGTTGTCGGTCTCGACAATTTTGACCCATTCTATAGCCGCAGTGTAAAGCAGCATAATCTTTCCTTCTGCCTGCAACATCCCCATTTCAGCTTTCACGAGGCTGACCTACGCCATGGCGTTGATGCGCTGGTGGATGCCTTACCAGCTGATCCACTAGTTGCAGTTATTCACCTGGCGGCCAAAGCCGGTGTGGGTCCCTCAGTACAGGCCCCCGTGGCTTACTTGGAGAATAATGTGCTGGGTACAACACACCTGTTGGAATGGATGCGGCACCGTGATATTAAGAAGCTCTTCTTCGCCTCCTCCTCCTCGGTGTATGGTAACAGCCCCACCCGCCCCTTCCGGGAAGACATGGACGTGCTGACAGCCTGCATATCCCCGTACGCCGCTTCCAAACTGGCCGGCGAGCAGCTTACCCACACCTACCACCACCTCTACGGCCTGGATGTATTGAATGCCCGCTTTTTTACCGTGTATGGTCCGCGCCAGCGCCCTGACCTTGCTATTCACCGGTTTGTGCGCCAACTACGGGCCGGACAACCCATTTCGGTCTTTGGCGACGGTACCACCGCTCGCGACTATACCTACGTGCTGGACACCGTGGATGGCATCGTGCGGGGGGTAGACTATTTACTGCGACATACCCACGTTCACGAAACCATTAACCTGGGCAACCATCGCCCCGTACCGCTGCTGGAACTGGTTCAGACAATTGGGCAAGTGCTAGGCATTGAACCCCAGGTGGAGTACCACCCCATGCAGGCCGGAGACGTGGAGGTCACGTACGCCGACATTCACAAAGCCCAGCAACTGCTCGGCTACGCCCCCCAGACCTCGTTGCGGGAAGGATTAGGCGCATTTATCCAGTGGCTGGACAGGGCTGGCTTACCGGAAAGGCTGTCCGTCTAA
- a CDS encoding lipid-A-disaccharide synthase N-terminal domain-containing protein has translation MSPHSVALAIGLVSQLLFSSRIVLQWVQSERAKRVLVPTLFWQISLVSSFLMIVYGILRHDPVILGAQLISYGIYIRNLQLLGEWKKLSPWFRAGAYAFPVAMLGWFVAGNRHFSLQTMLGRRIPGGVLVLGFLGQAIFLLRFVYQWLYSERKGESSLPLSFWVISFVGSVLILVYALLRRDEVLILGNMFGTVVYARNIVLLRRQQARRPAAQPVQEP, from the coding sequence ATGAGCCCGCACTCTGTTGCCCTGGCCATTGGACTGGTGTCGCAGCTGCTGTTTTCGAGCCGCATTGTGCTGCAATGGGTGCAGAGCGAGCGGGCCAAGCGCGTACTGGTGCCCACGTTGTTCTGGCAGATTAGCCTGGTGTCCTCGTTTCTGATGATTGTCTATGGTATCCTGCGGCACGACCCCGTGATTCTGGGGGCCCAGCTCATCAGCTACGGTATCTACATCCGCAACCTCCAGCTGCTAGGCGAGTGGAAGAAGCTCAGCCCCTGGTTTCGGGCGGGAGCCTACGCGTTTCCGGTGGCCATGCTGGGGTGGTTTGTGGCCGGCAACCGGCATTTTAGCTTGCAGACCATGCTGGGCCGCCGCATTCCGGGAGGAGTGCTGGTGCTGGGCTTCCTTGGCCAAGCCATCTTTCTGCTCCGCTTCGTCTACCAGTGGCTGTATTCAGAGCGCAAAGGCGAATCGTCTTTGCCCCTGAGCTTCTGGGTTATCAGCTTCGTCGGCTCGGTGCTGATTCTGGTGTACGCCCTCCTACGCCGCGACGAGGTGCTGATCCTCGGCAACATGTTTGGAACGGTGGTCTACGCCCGCAACATCGTGCTGCTACGGCGGCAGCAAGCCCGGCGGCCGGCAGCCCAGCCCGTACAAGAGCCATAG
- a CDS encoding glycosyltransferase → MSTAAYLAQQSLTVLVPVFNEEESLGQFVVEMDKFLALSPVPTTVLFINDGSTDGSLALLRTICQTNPQYEYLSLRQNRGLSTALKAGIDHARTTLIGYIDSDIQTTPLDFLEFLPFFPEYDMVNGIRAQRQDTVVKKLSSKVANAVRRTLINDGIQDTGCPLKIIKAEYARRIPLFHGMHRFLGALVQLQGGRVQQLPVRHFPRFAGTAKYTLWNRAWKPLVDTFGFRWIRSRWKNYDISEQQRASVAVVR, encoded by the coding sequence ATGTCTACTGCCGCCTACCTCGCCCAGCAAAGCCTGACGGTGCTCGTGCCCGTCTTCAACGAAGAAGAGAGCCTGGGGCAGTTTGTGGTGGAAATGGACAAGTTTCTGGCCCTGAGCCCGGTGCCCACCACTGTGCTGTTCATCAACGACGGCTCCACGGATGGTTCCCTGGCCCTGCTCCGCACCATCTGCCAGACTAACCCCCAGTACGAGTACCTGTCGCTGCGCCAGAACCGGGGGCTGAGCACGGCCCTGAAAGCCGGCATCGACCACGCCCGCACCACCCTGATTGGCTACATCGACTCCGACATCCAGACCACCCCGCTCGACTTCCTGGAGTTTCTGCCGTTTTTCCCTGAGTACGATATGGTGAACGGCATTCGGGCCCAGCGCCAGGATACGGTGGTGAAGAAGCTGTCCTCGAAGGTAGCCAACGCCGTGCGCCGCACCCTCATCAACGACGGAATCCAGGACACGGGGTGCCCGCTGAAAATCATCAAGGCGGAATATGCCCGCCGGATTCCGCTGTTTCACGGCATGCACCGGTTTCTGGGGGCGCTGGTGCAGTTGCAGGGTGGGCGCGTGCAGCAGCTGCCGGTGCGCCACTTCCCGCGGTTTGCCGGCACGGCCAAGTACACGCTCTGGAACCGCGCCTGGAAGCCGCTGGTCGATACGTTCGGGTTCCGCTGGATTCGCAGCCGCTGGAAAAACTACGACATCAGTGAGCAGCAGCGGGCCTCCGTTGCCGTGGTCCGCTAG
- a CDS encoding oxidoreductase: MSKTYFITGTSSGFGRALAEAVLADGHQAVLAARKADSVADLTQRYPDTALFVALDVTDASAREAAVRAAVERFGRVDVLANIAGQGSLGAAEEFSSEQLRQQMEVNFWGAAELTRAFLPTFRRQKSGHILNLTSIGGLAGVGGFSAYCASKFALEDFSEALHDEVKPLGIHVTIVEPGAFRTEFAGDKNMRPAQTIEEYQPVIEPIRQYLYGGAGQQPGDPHKAALAMMAAVESAGPPLRLMLGADAYGLWEKKRAALDQELAQWRSVGENTAFEGVTVAPVGG, translated from the coding sequence ATGAGCAAAACCTACTTCATTACCGGGACCTCCAGCGGCTTTGGTCGCGCCTTAGCCGAAGCCGTACTGGCCGACGGGCACCAGGCCGTGCTAGCCGCCCGCAAGGCCGATTCCGTGGCCGACCTGACCCAGCGTTACCCTGATACCGCCTTGTTCGTGGCTTTAGACGTAACCGACGCCAGCGCGCGCGAGGCTGCCGTGCGCGCGGCGGTGGAGCGGTTCGGGCGGGTAGACGTGCTGGCTAATATCGCCGGGCAAGGCAGCCTGGGCGCAGCGGAAGAGTTTTCCTCCGAGCAGTTGCGGCAGCAAATGGAAGTCAACTTCTGGGGCGCCGCCGAACTCACGCGCGCTTTTCTGCCGACGTTTCGCCGGCAGAAGTCCGGGCACATTCTCAACCTGACTAGCATAGGTGGCCTGGCCGGGGTGGGCGGATTCTCGGCGTACTGCGCCTCGAAGTTCGCCCTGGAAGACTTTTCCGAAGCCCTGCACGACGAAGTAAAGCCGCTGGGCATTCACGTCACCATCGTGGAGCCGGGGGCGTTTCGCACCGAGTTTGCCGGCGACAAAAACATGCGCCCGGCCCAGACCATCGAAGAGTACCAGCCGGTCATTGAGCCCATCCGGCAGTATCTGTACGGCGGGGCCGGCCAGCAGCCCGGCGACCCGCACAAAGCCGCCCTGGCCATGATGGCTGCCGTTGAGTCGGCCGGGCCGCCCCTGCGGCTGATGCTGGGCGCCGATGCCTATGGCCTGTGGGAGAAAAAGCGCGCCGCCCTGGACCAGGAACTCGCCCAATGGCGTTCGGTCGGTGAAAACACGGCCTTTGAGGGCGTCACCGTCGCGCCGGTGGGTGGCTGA
- the hisIE gene encoding bifunctional phosphoribosyl-AMP cyclohydrolase/phosphoribosyl-ATP diphosphatase HisIE: MDFAKMPDGLIPVIVQDAHTGQVLMLGYQNEEARRVTQQTGRVTFYSRSKQRLWTKGETSGHYLTVVSEHPDCDQDALLIRAIPDGPTCHRGTTSCFEQPDQMAYPAPAVSFVAELERLVQRRQQFPDEDPNSYTASLFRKGLPKIAQKVGEEAVETVIDAVAGNREGLQGEAADLLYHLLVLLTASGLSLEDVVQVLRQRHTTIASGLRRE; this comes from the coding sequence ATGGACTTTGCCAAAATGCCCGATGGGCTTATCCCAGTTATTGTACAGGATGCCCACACGGGCCAGGTGCTCATGCTGGGCTACCAGAACGAGGAGGCCCGGCGCGTCACCCAGCAAACGGGCCGCGTCACGTTCTATTCCCGCTCCAAGCAGCGCCTCTGGACCAAGGGTGAAACGTCGGGCCACTACCTCACGGTGGTCAGTGAGCACCCCGACTGTGACCAAGACGCCCTGCTCATCCGGGCTATTCCCGACGGACCCACCTGCCACCGCGGCACCACCAGCTGCTTCGAGCAGCCCGACCAAATGGCCTACCCGGCCCCGGCCGTGAGCTTCGTGGCCGAGCTGGAGCGCCTGGTGCAGCGCCGGCAGCAGTTCCCCGACGAAGACCCGAACTCTTACACCGCCTCGCTCTTTCGCAAAGGCCTGCCTAAGATTGCCCAGAAAGTAGGGGAGGAGGCCGTGGAAACGGTGATTGATGCCGTAGCCGGCAACCGGGAAGGCTTGCAAGGCGAAGCCGCCGATTTGCTGTACCACTTGCTGGTGCTGCTCACCGCCTCCGGCCTGTCGCTCGAGGATGTAGTGCAGGTGCTGCGCCAGCGGCACACTACTATTGCCAGCGGCTTGCGGCGGGAGTAA
- the hisF gene encoding imidazole glycerol phosphate synthase subunit HisF, which translates to MLTKRIIPCLDVKDGRTVKGVRFEGLRDAGDPVALASRYAREGADELVFLDITATNQKRATLVALVRDVARELDIPFTVGGGIGTVADVEALLLNGADKVSINSAALARPELIDELAARFGSQCIVVAADARYHAPEGWQIYTRAGTHNTGLDAVQWCREAADRGAGEILLTSMSNDGTKDGFALDLTGAVSRAVSVPVVASGGAGSKQDFTHVFQQAQADAGLAASIFHFGEIGIRELKEHLRQDGIPVRL; encoded by the coding sequence ATGCTAACTAAACGAATCATTCCCTGCCTCGATGTGAAGGACGGGCGCACGGTGAAAGGGGTGCGCTTCGAGGGCCTGCGGGACGCCGGCGACCCGGTGGCGCTGGCTTCCCGCTACGCCCGCGAGGGCGCCGACGAGCTGGTGTTTCTCGACATCACGGCCACCAACCAGAAGCGGGCCACGCTGGTGGCCCTGGTGCGCGACGTGGCCCGGGAGCTGGACATTCCCTTCACCGTGGGCGGGGGCATCGGCACGGTAGCCGACGTGGAGGCCCTGCTGCTGAACGGGGCCGACAAAGTAAGCATCAACTCTGCCGCCCTGGCCCGGCCCGAGCTGATTGATGAGCTGGCCGCCCGCTTTGGCAGCCAGTGCATTGTGGTGGCCGCCGATGCCCGCTACCACGCGCCGGAAGGCTGGCAGATTTACACCCGCGCCGGCACTCACAACACCGGCCTCGACGCCGTGCAGTGGTGCCGGGAGGCCGCCGACCGTGGCGCCGGTGAAATCCTGCTCACCAGCATGAGCAACGACGGCACCAAGGATGGCTTTGCGCTGGACCTGACCGGGGCCGTGAGCCGGGCTGTGTCGGTGCCGGTGGTGGCCTCGGGTGGGGCTGGTTCCAAGCAGGATTTCACCCACGTTTTTCAGCAGGCCCAGGCCGACGCTGGGTTGGCTGCCAGTATCTTCCACTTCGGCGAAATCGGCATCCGGGAGCTGAAGGAACACCTGCGCCAGGACGGTATACCGGTTAGGCTGTAA
- the hisA gene encoding 1-(5-phosphoribosyl)-5-[(5-phosphoribosylamino)methylideneamino]imidazole-4-carboxamide isomerase — MEIIPAIDLINGQCVRLTEGDFAQQTTYDADPLAVAQRFEQHGVRRLHLVDLDGARAKRPVNLPVLERIARHTSLHIDFGGGLQSEEAVRQAFDAGAGQITAGSIAVREPATVAGWLQTFGAARVIIGADYRDNHIAINAWAEQSERTLREFVADYLTSGATTFICTDVSKDGKLQGPSVATYQQLREQLPAARLIASGGVTTLADVEALAAMGMHGAIIGKAIYEGTITLEQLQPWL; from the coding sequence ATGGAAATAATTCCTGCCATTGACCTTATCAACGGGCAGTGTGTGCGCCTGACCGAGGGCGACTTTGCCCAGCAAACCACCTACGACGCCGACCCGCTGGCCGTGGCCCAGCGCTTCGAGCAGCACGGGGTGCGGCGCCTGCACCTGGTCGACCTGGATGGGGCCCGCGCTAAGCGCCCCGTCAACCTGCCGGTGCTGGAGCGCATTGCCCGCCACACGAGCCTGCACATCGACTTTGGTGGGGGACTGCAGAGCGAAGAGGCTGTGCGGCAGGCCTTCGACGCTGGCGCCGGGCAGATTACCGCGGGCAGCATTGCCGTGCGCGAGCCGGCCACCGTAGCCGGCTGGCTGCAGACGTTCGGGGCCGCGCGCGTTATTATTGGGGCCGATTACCGCGACAACCACATTGCCATCAACGCCTGGGCCGAGCAGAGTGAGCGGACCCTGCGGGAGTTTGTGGCCGATTACCTGACCAGTGGCGCCACCACCTTTATCTGCACCGACGTAAGCAAGGATGGCAAGCTCCAGGGGCCGTCGGTGGCTACCTACCAGCAGCTGCGCGAGCAGCTGCCCGCCGCCCGCCTCATTGCCAGCGGCGGCGTCACGACCCTGGCCGACGTGGAAGCCCTGGCCGCCATGGGGATGCATGGCGCCATCATCGGCAAAGCTATTTATGAAGGCACCATTACCCTGGAGCAGTTGCAGCCCTGGCTGTAG
- the hisH gene encoding imidazole glycerol phosphate synthase subunit HisH, translating to MEIAIVDYKGGNVQSVLFALERLGVQATLTADHEVIRRADKVLFPGEGEAASAMRELSAQGLDALLPTLTQPFLGICLGMQLLGRHTQEGGGTELLGILPFDVVRFPAAPEYKVPHMGWNTLHALHGPLFQDLREEDYVYFVHSYFAPVGSYTIAQATYPAPFSAAVQHQNFYAVQFHTEKSGPVGTRILENFLKL from the coding sequence ATGGAAATAGCAATTGTAGACTACAAAGGCGGCAACGTGCAGTCGGTGCTGTTTGCCCTGGAGCGCCTGGGGGTGCAAGCCACGCTTACGGCCGACCACGAGGTAATCCGGCGGGCCGACAAGGTGCTGTTTCCGGGAGAGGGGGAGGCAGCCTCGGCCATGCGGGAGCTGAGCGCCCAAGGCCTCGACGCTCTGCTGCCCACGCTTACGCAACCCTTCCTGGGTATCTGCCTGGGTATGCAGCTGCTGGGGCGCCACACCCAGGAAGGAGGCGGCACCGAACTGCTCGGCATCCTGCCTTTCGACGTAGTGCGGTTTCCGGCGGCGCCGGAGTATAAGGTGCCGCACATGGGCTGGAATACCCTGCACGCCCTGCACGGTCCGCTCTTCCAGGACCTGCGCGAAGAAGACTACGTGTACTTCGTGCATAGCTACTTCGCCCCGGTGGGCAGCTACACCATTGCCCAGGCCACGTACCCCGCGCCCTTCAGCGCCGCCGTGCAGCATCAGAACTTCTACGCCGTGCAGTTCCACACCGAAAAGAGTGGCCCGGTCGGCACCCGCATCCTGGAAAATTTTCTCAAGCTGTAA